Proteins co-encoded in one Eschrichtius robustus isolate mEscRob2 chromosome 8, mEscRob2.pri, whole genome shotgun sequence genomic window:
- the CPA1 gene encoding carboxypeptidase A1 isoform X2: MQGLLILSVLLGAVLGKEDFVGHQVLRISVADEAQVQTVKELEDLEHLQLDFWRGPAQPGSPIDIRVPFPSIQAVKVFLEARDIRYTVMIEDVQSLLDEEQEQMFASQSWARSTNTFNYATYHTLQEIYDFMDLLAAEHPQLVSKLQIGSSYEGRPIYVLKFSTGGNNRPAVWIDTGIHSREWVTQASGVWFAKKITQDYGQDPTLTAILDNMDIFLEIVTNPDGFAFTHSKNRLWRKTRSLTSGSTCIGVDPNRNWDAGFGKAGASSNPCSETYRGKFANSEVEVKSIVDFVKDHRNIKAFISIHSYSQLLLYPFGYKKESPADKDELDQVARSAVEALTSLYGTKFKYGSIITTIYQASGGTIDWTYNQGIKYSFTLELRDTGRYGFLLPASQIVPTAQETWLALLTIMEHTLNHPY; the protein is encoded by the exons ATGCAGGGGCTGCTGATTTTGAGTGTGCTGCTGGGGGCTGTCCTTGGCAAAGAGGACTTTGTGGG GCACCAGGTGCTCCGAATCTCTGTGGCCGATGAAGCCCAGGTGCAGACGGTGAAGGAGCTGGAGGACCTGGAGCACCTACAG CTGGACTTTTGGAGGGGCCCTGCCCAGCCAGGCTCCCCCATCGACATCCGAGTGCCCTTCCCCAGCATCCAGGCTGTCAAAGTCTTCCTGGAAGCCCGTGACATCAGATACACAGTCATGATAGAGGACGTGCAGTCGCTGCTGGACGAGGAGCAGGAGCAGATGTTCGCCTCCCAGAGCTGGGCCCGCAGCACTAACACCTTTAACTATGCCACCTACCACACCCTGCAGGAG ATCTATGACTTCATGGACTTGCTGGCGGCCGAGCACCCACAGCTTGTCAGCAAGCTCCAGATCGGCAGCAGCTACGAAGGCCGTCCCATCTACGTGCTGAAG TTCAGCACCGGGGGGAACAACCGTCCAGCCGTCTGGATTGACACGGGCATCCATTCTCGGGAGTGGGTCACCCAGGCCAGTGGGGTCTGGTTTGCAAAGAAG ATCACACAAGACTATGGCCAGGACCCGACTTTGACTGCCATTCTGGACAACATGGACATATTCTTGGAGATCGTCACCAACCCTGATGGTTTTGCCTTCACCCACAGCAAG AATCGATTGTGGCGCAAGACTCGATCCCTGACGTCGGGCTCCACCTGCATTGGGGTGGACCCCAACAGGAACTGGGACGCTGGCTTTGGGA AGGCGGGAGCCAGCAGCAACCCCTGCTCGGAGACTTACCGTGGCAAGTTTGCCAATTCCGAAGTGGAGGTCAAGTCCATCGTGGACTTTGTGAAAGACCACAGGAACATCAAGGCCTTCATCTCCATCCACAGCTACTCCCAGCTCCTCTTGTATCCCTTTGGCTACAAAAAAGAATCACCTGCAGACAAGGATGAGCTG GATCAGGTGGCTAGGTCTGCTGTTGAGGCCCTGACCTCTCTGTATGGGACCAAGTTCAAGTATGGCAGCATCATCACAACAATTT ACCAAGCCAGTGGAGGCACCATTGACTGGACCTACAACCAGGGCATCAAGTACTCCTTCACCTTGGAGCTCCGGGACACCGGGCGCTATGGCTTCCTGCTGCCGGCCTCCCAGATCGTCCCCACGGCCCAGGAGACATGGCTGGCACTTCTGACCATCATGGAGCACACGCTGAATCACCCCTACTGA
- the CPA1 gene encoding carboxypeptidase A1 isoform X1: MNEQRDEHSEKGQEQKSWCLGTWEKRTPHVRLQLVWLLRSPGSFSIAGHQVLRISVADEAQVQTVKELEDLEHLQLDFWRGPAQPGSPIDIRVPFPSIQAVKVFLEARDIRYTVMIEDVQSLLDEEQEQMFASQSWARSTNTFNYATYHTLQEIYDFMDLLAAEHPQLVSKLQIGSSYEGRPIYVLKFSTGGNNRPAVWIDTGIHSREWVTQASGVWFAKKITQDYGQDPTLTAILDNMDIFLEIVTNPDGFAFTHSKNRLWRKTRSLTSGSTCIGVDPNRNWDAGFGKAGASSNPCSETYRGKFANSEVEVKSIVDFVKDHRNIKAFISIHSYSQLLLYPFGYKKESPADKDELDQVARSAVEALTSLYGTKFKYGSIITTIYQASGGTIDWTYNQGIKYSFTLELRDTGRYGFLLPASQIVPTAQETWLALLTIMEHTLNHPY, from the exons ATGAATGAGCAAAGAGATGAACATTCGGAGAAGGGGCAG GAACAAAAGAGCTGGTGCTTAGGGACGTGGGAGAAGAGGACACCTCACGTGAGGCTGCAGCTGGTGTGGCTGCTCCGGAGTCCTGGCTCCTTCTCCATTGCCGG GCACCAGGTGCTCCGAATCTCTGTGGCCGATGAAGCCCAGGTGCAGACGGTGAAGGAGCTGGAGGACCTGGAGCACCTACAG CTGGACTTTTGGAGGGGCCCTGCCCAGCCAGGCTCCCCCATCGACATCCGAGTGCCCTTCCCCAGCATCCAGGCTGTCAAAGTCTTCCTGGAAGCCCGTGACATCAGATACACAGTCATGATAGAGGACGTGCAGTCGCTGCTGGACGAGGAGCAGGAGCAGATGTTCGCCTCCCAGAGCTGGGCCCGCAGCACTAACACCTTTAACTATGCCACCTACCACACCCTGCAGGAG ATCTATGACTTCATGGACTTGCTGGCGGCCGAGCACCCACAGCTTGTCAGCAAGCTCCAGATCGGCAGCAGCTACGAAGGCCGTCCCATCTACGTGCTGAAG TTCAGCACCGGGGGGAACAACCGTCCAGCCGTCTGGATTGACACGGGCATCCATTCTCGGGAGTGGGTCACCCAGGCCAGTGGGGTCTGGTTTGCAAAGAAG ATCACACAAGACTATGGCCAGGACCCGACTTTGACTGCCATTCTGGACAACATGGACATATTCTTGGAGATCGTCACCAACCCTGATGGTTTTGCCTTCACCCACAGCAAG AATCGATTGTGGCGCAAGACTCGATCCCTGACGTCGGGCTCCACCTGCATTGGGGTGGACCCCAACAGGAACTGGGACGCTGGCTTTGGGA AGGCGGGAGCCAGCAGCAACCCCTGCTCGGAGACTTACCGTGGCAAGTTTGCCAATTCCGAAGTGGAGGTCAAGTCCATCGTGGACTTTGTGAAAGACCACAGGAACATCAAGGCCTTCATCTCCATCCACAGCTACTCCCAGCTCCTCTTGTATCCCTTTGGCTACAAAAAAGAATCACCTGCAGACAAGGATGAGCTG GATCAGGTGGCTAGGTCTGCTGTTGAGGCCCTGACCTCTCTGTATGGGACCAAGTTCAAGTATGGCAGCATCATCACAACAATTT ACCAAGCCAGTGGAGGCACCATTGACTGGACCTACAACCAGGGCATCAAGTACTCCTTCACCTTGGAGCTCCGGGACACCGGGCGCTATGGCTTCCTGCTGCCGGCCTCCCAGATCGTCCCCACGGCCCAGGAGACATGGCTGGCACTTCTGACCATCATGGAGCACACGCTGAATCACCCCTACTGA